The proteins below are encoded in one region of Engraulis encrasicolus isolate BLACKSEA-1 chromosome 1, IST_EnEncr_1.0, whole genome shotgun sequence:
- the LOC134437217 gene encoding uncharacterized protein LOC134437217, with product MPCDEYQTMSKKDVAVAAATNGTSRPTRPARNSRPPPPRQQRLSSSSFSDASYHDYQTVVKPLRHQDRHGNPNPNLNPKLNASNPVCQTENSRSFSDASCHDYQTVVKPHRHQERQSNPNPKPNPKSNPCDSFSQTDCPDNDNPDYQNLAANGIPDYEFMSGNVAADYQNVTDRDVSEYHIRATHLGAHHSTDVYQQLNPDTNHGNTVYMRLDHCASK from the exons ATGCCATGTGATGAGTACCAGACCAtg AGCAAGAAagatgttgctgttgctgctgccacaAACGGGACCAGCAGACCCACTAGGCCCGCGAGAAATTCAAGACCCCCTCCTCCTAGGCAACAGAGGCTGAGCTCCAGCTCTTTTTCCGACGCGTCATACCATGATTACCAAACAGTGGTGAAACCACTCCGTCACCAGGACAGACATGGCAATCCCAATCCTAATCTCAATCCCAAACTCAACGCCAGCAATCCAGTCTGTCAAACGGAAAACTCCAGATCTTTTTCCGACGCATCATGCCATGACTACCAAACTGTGGTGAAACCACACCGTCACCAGGAGAGACAAAGCAATCCCAATCCCAAACCTAATCCCAAATCAAATCCCTGCGACTCATTCAGTCAAACGGACTGCCCAGACAATGATAATCCAGACTATCAGAACCTGGCAGCCAATGGCATCCCAGATTACGAGTTCATGTCAGGCAATGTGGCCGCAGACTACCAGAATGTAACTGACCGTGACGTGTCAGAGTACCACATCAGAGCCACACATCTGGGAGCCCACCACTCAACTGATGTGTACCAGCAACTAAACCCTGATACGAACCACGGCAACACTGTTTACATGCGGCTGGACCACTGTGCATCTAAATAG